Proteins encoded within one genomic window of Triticum aestivum cultivar Chinese Spring chromosome 2D, IWGSC CS RefSeq v2.1, whole genome shotgun sequence:
- the LOC123052152 gene encoding protein NRT1/ PTR FAMILY 8.3 → MEDGGLRASILAKDDATCHGEESQSLLEVSQQPELKPRGSDWRPPAIILGLECLESMAFNGIATNLVVYIRSVLHGGIASSASIVSLWYGTSFFVPILGAGIADAYWGNYKTVLISLVMYLLGMVLITVGSFIPSAPALCNFGSCSSSKGTENLIFFSGLYLSAVGCGGVRSALLPLGADQFNNENSLDTPKRRNFFSLFYISVIFGVITSGTIVVWVQENVSWAIGYGIATTCIALALVGFVAGTPIFRRREPSGSPMKSIFQVTFAAYKNMSLEIPADSSLLYEARSKNTHKRGPRLAHTDDFRFFDKAAVISDLPLDNSSCQSSWRICTVTQVEELKILIRLLPIWATGVFFAAAISQMHTTFIQQGTVMNTKIGSLSIPPASLYSFEVICVTLWVLLMNKVIVPATRTFFTSGAELTQLQRIGIGRFLMIFAMAMAALLEAKRLESVQHGNPLSIVWQLPQYFVIAGAECFVIIAQLEFFHGQAPDSMKSMLTAFALLTTALGNYLSSAIITLIAGLTREWQSPGWIPDDLNEGHLDYFYWCLTAISFVNFIVYVYFASKYRLKKIVIDG, encoded by the exons ATGGAGGACGGAGGCCTGCGCGCGAGTATTCTCGCCAAG GATGATGCAACATGCCATGGCGAAGAATCACAGTCTCTACTGGAAGTATCTCAACAGCCAGAGCTTAAACCTAGAGGTTCTGACTGGAGACCACCTGCAATCATTCTTG GACTTGAATGCTTGGAGAGCATGGCTTTCAATGGCATCGCGACAAACCTAGTTGTGTATATCCGCTCAGTTCTCCATGGTGGCATTGCCTCAAGTGCTTCAATTGTTTCTCTTTGGTATGGGACTAGCTTCTTTGTGCCTATACTTGGAGCAGGCATAGCGGATGCTTACTGGGGAAATTACAAGACTGTCTTGATCTCCCTTGTTATGTACCTACTT GGCATGGTACTCATTACAGTTGGATCATTTATACCTTCTGCTCCAGCCTTATGCAACTTTGGCTCATGCTCGTCATCAAAAGGAACTGAGAATCTAATTTTCTTCTCAGGTTTGTATCTATCTGCTGTTGGTTGTGGAGGAGTAAGGTCCGCATTGCTTCCACTTGGGGCAGACCAATTCAACAATGAGAACAGTCTAGATACGCCAAAGAGGaggaatttcttcagtttgttttaTATCTCTGTCATCTTTGGTGTGATTACTTCTGGCACCATTGTAGTCTGGGTTCAGGAAAATGTGAGCTGGGCTATAGGATATGGTATTGCTACCACGTGCATAGCTCTGGCTTTGGTAGGCTTTGTGGCCGGAACACCAATATTCCGGCGGCGTGAGCCTAGTGGTTCCCCAATGAAGAGTATTTTCCAGGTTACTTTTGCCGCTTATAAGAACATGAGCTTAGAAATCCCTGCCGATAGCTCTCTTCTTTATGAGGCCAGGAGCAAAAACACACACAAGAGAGGACCGAGATTAGCTCATACTGATGATTTCAG GTTCTTCGATAAGGCAGCTGTTATTTCTGATCTTCCCTTGGACAACAGCAGTTGCCAAAGTTCTTGGAGGATCTGTACTGTAACTCAAGTCGAGGAATTGAAAATACTAATCCGACTGCTTCCAATTTGGGCGACTGGAGTATTCTTTGCTGCTGCAATCTCACAAATGCACACTACCTTCATTCAGCAGGGAACCGTGATGAACACCAAGATTGGCTCACTGTCCATTCCACCAGCTTCCTTGTATTCCTTTGAAGTGATATGTGTGACACTTTGGGTTCTTCTTATGAACAAAGTCATTGTACCAGCGACCAGGACATTCTTCACAAGTGGAGCGGAGCTAACACAGTTGCAGAGGATCGGGATTGGCCGTTTCCTAATGATCTTTGCCATGGCAATGGCTGCTCTTTTAGAAGCAAAGAGGCTAGAGAGCGTCCAGCACGGCAATCCATTAAGCATCGTGTGGCAGCTGCCGCAGTACTTCGTCATCGCTGGGGCCGAATGCTTCGTCATCATTGCTCAGCTGGAGTTCTTCCATGGCCAGGCACCTGACTCCATGAAGAGCATGTTGACGGCGTTTGCGTTGCTCACCACTGCTCTCGGCAACTACTTGAGCTCAGCTATCATCACCCTTATTGCGGGGCTGACTAGGGAATGGCAGAGCCCTGGATGGATACCTGATGACCTGAACGAAGGGCACCTTGACTACTTCTACTGGTGCCTTACAGCCATCTCATTTGTGAATTTTATTGTCTATGTCTATTTTGCTAGTAAATACAGATTAAAGAAAATTGTTATTGATGGCTAA